Sequence from the Acidimicrobiia bacterium genome:
CAATGCCTCGGCCACGGTGTGCAGCCCCAGTCCCTCTACGTCGGCCAGGACCACGGCGGCCCGAAACTCGGCGGGCAGCGCAGCCAGCGCCCGTTCCAACTCGGGGCGAAGGTCGGCCGACATGTAGCCGTCCTCGGATGTGGGATCCGCCGGGTCGTGACCTTCGGGGATGGTCTCGACTCGATGGCGTCGCGCTCGGCGGGCCAGGTCGTAGCAGGTGTTGATGGCGACGCGATACAGCCAGGTGGAGAAGGCGGCTCGACCCGAGAACCGGTCTGCCTTGCGCAGTACCGTGATGAAGGTCTCCTGGGTGGCCTCGAGCGCCGTATCCCGATCCCGGAGCATGCGCAGGCAGACGGCAAAGACACGATCCTCGTGAGCGCGCATCAGCTCCTCGAATGCGGCGGTGTCTCCCCGGAGGTACGCCTGTACCAGTTCGGCGTCGCGCTCCGCTCGGTCGGTCACGAGGTCACTCCGCTGAGTCGCCCAGGAGGTAGGCGATCCCGGCGACGCCAGGACCGGCGTGAGTTCCCACGACCGGCCCCAGACGCGCCAGCATCGGTGTCTCCCCGTGGGTCTCGGCCACCGACTCCACGAAACTCGACAGGTCGGCCGGTTCGGAGTGGACCACCGCCAGGCGTCGCACACGATCGCCGAGGTCGG
This genomic interval carries:
- a CDS encoding sigma-70 family RNA polymerase sigma factor; translation: MTDRAERDAELVQAYLRGDTAAFEELMRAHEDRVFAVCLRMLRDRDTALEATQETFITVLRKADRFSGRAAFSTWLYRVAINTCYDLARRARRHRVETIPEGHDPADPTSEDGYMSADLRPELERALAALPAEFRAAVVLADVEGLGLHTVAEALGVPVGTVKSRLFRGRRLLADALGNRDHPSDTQRDEADDA